The Helicobacter pylori genomic sequence GCTAGATTGTATGGCTCTAGGTCTAAAAAAAACAAGAAGCTCTTAGATGAAATGCAAGAAGTAATCACTAACAATGTCAGCTATCTCAATCACGCATAAAATCGCTTTAAAGCCTAACAACAAGCATATCACTTATTTTAAAAAAGCTTTTGGGTGCGCTAGGTTAGCTTATAATTGGGGATTAGCTAAGTGGAAAGAAAATTATCAACTAGGCATTAAAACTAACCACATGCAGCTTAAAAAAGAGTTTAACGCTCTTAAAAAATCGCAATTTAATTTCGTTTATGAAGTAACTAAATACGCCACCCAACAGCCTTTTATCCACTTAAATCTAGCCTTTAACAAGTTTTTTAGGGATTTAAAAAAAGGTTTAGTGAGTTACCCTAAATTTAAAAAGAAAAGAGAGTTTCAAGGTTCTTTTTATATAGGGGGTGATCAAATTAAAATCATTCAAACAGCTAATACTGATTATTTAAAAATACCTAACTTACCCCCAATCAAACTCACTGAAAAACTAAGATTTCAAGGCAAAATCAATAACGCTACCATCACTCAAAAGGGCGATCATTTCTATATTTCAATCTCTTGCGGTGTTGATGAGAGTGAATACAAACGAACCCATAAACTCCAAGAGAGTCATAATAAACTAGGGATTGATATAGGGATTAAATCCTTTGTGAGTTTGTCTAATGGCTTAAATATCTATGCCCCTAAGCCCTTAGATAAGCTTACTAGAAAGCTTGTAAGAATTAGCAGACAACTGAGTAAAAAAATCCACCCAAAAACCAAAGGGGATAAAACCAAGAAGT encodes the following:
- a CDS encoding RNA-guided endonuclease InsQ/TnpB family protein yields the protein MSAISITHKIALKPNNKHITYFKKAFGCARLAYNWGLAKWKENYQLGIKTNHMQLKKEFNALKKSQFNFVYEVTKYATQQPFIHLNLAFNKFFRDLKKGLVSYPKFKKKREFQGSFYIGGDQIKIIQTANTDYLKIPNLPPIKLTEKLRFQGKINNATITQKGDHFYISISCGVDESEYKRTHKLQESHNKLGIDIGIKSFVSLSNGLNIYAPKPLDKLTRKLVRISRQLSKKIHPKTKGDKTKKSNNYLKHSKKLTHLHEKIANIRLDFLHKLTSSLIRHSNSFCLESLKVKNMFKNHRLAKSLSDVSTSVFNTLLEYKAKYSNKEILRADTYYPSSKTCSNCQKVKQDLTLEDRIYQCLECGFELDRDINAAINLLKHLVGRVTAEFTPMDLTALLNDLSNNRLATSKVELGIQQKSQIERIL